One Algibacter sp. L3A6 genomic region harbors:
- a CDS encoding polyphosphate polymerase domain-containing protein, translating to MSRFSSISLDEMNSVALMKRTDTKFVINKTQLVSILNTVEHEYRVLEINTDRVMSYSSLYFDTADNKFYNDHHNGKNNRTKIRQRKYVESNLCFLEIKQKNGKGETNKTRIPVKDFELNLSKSSEAFIAETTNEDFNLEPSLWNGFNRVTLVNLKSKERVTIDLNLSFKINETEKNYNDLVVVEVKQERFNRNSAIVKALKSLRQHPYSISKYCIGMISLYNDVKYNVFKKKLIKINNITA from the coding sequence ATGAGTAGGTTTTCTTCTATTTCGTTAGATGAAATGAATAGTGTAGCCTTAATGAAGCGAACCGATACTAAGTTTGTAATTAATAAAACCCAGTTGGTTTCTATTTTAAATACAGTAGAACACGAATATCGGGTTTTAGAAATTAATACAGATAGGGTAATGAGTTATTCATCGTTGTATTTCGATACCGCGGACAATAAGTTTTACAACGATCACCATAACGGGAAAAATAATAGAACAAAAATTAGACAGCGCAAATATGTAGAATCTAATCTCTGCTTTCTTGAAATTAAACAAAAGAATGGTAAAGGAGAAACGAATAAAACACGAATTCCTGTAAAAGATTTTGAGTTGAATTTATCAAAATCATCAGAGGCCTTTATTGCTGAAACTACAAACGAAGACTTTAATTTGGAGCCTAGCCTCTGGAATGGTTTTAATCGAGTAACCTTAGTGAATTTAAAAAGTAAAGAGCGTGTTACTATAGATTTAAACCTTTCTTTTAAAATTAACGAAACAGAGAAAAACTACAATGATTTAGTTGTTGTGGAAGTTAAGCAAGAGCGTTTCAATAGAAATTCTGCAATAGTAAAAGCTTTAAAATCTTTACGCCAGCATCCTTATAGTATAAGTAAATATTGCATTGGTATGATAAGCTTGTACAACGATGTAAAGTACAATGTGTTTAAAAAGAAATTAATAAAAATCAATAACATTACAGCATAA
- a CDS encoding DUF4956 domain-containing protein, translated as MEFLEIPIFDDDFFKMAFRFTINLGFLTLIIRWLYYTSSRRKDYLFTFYMISFIVFFLCFTLKKFELDIGMALGLFAIFGIIRYRTDAIDIKEMTYLFVVIGVSVMNSLANKKMSYSEILLANTVVVISIAIIEKFWHLKHEVTKEIVYENIENIKPENYELLKTDLEDRTGLTINNVSIGNVDFLRDTAVLTIYYYNRK; from the coding sequence ATGGAGTTTTTAGAGATACCAATTTTCGATGACGATTTTTTTAAAATGGCTTTCCGTTTTACAATAAACTTAGGGTTTTTAACGCTAATTATACGTTGGTTGTATTATACATCGTCTAGACGAAAAGATTATTTGTTTACTTTTTATATGATAAGTTTTATCGTGTTTTTCTTGTGTTTTACGCTTAAAAAATTCGAATTAGATATTGGTATGGCTCTAGGTCTCTTTGCGATTTTCGGTATTATACGGTACCGAACAGATGCTATCGATATTAAAGAAATGACCTATTTGTTTGTTGTTATTGGTGTTTCTGTAATGAACTCTTTGGCTAATAAAAAAATGAGTTATTCCGAAATTCTTCTAGCTAATACTGTTGTGGTAATTTCTATAGCTATAATTGAAAAGTTTTGGCATTTAAAACATGAAGTCACTAAAGAGATTGTCTACGAAAATATAGAAAATATTAAACCAGAGAATTACGAGTTGCTTAAGACGGATTTGGAGGATCGAACAGGTTTAACGATTAACAATGTTTCGATTGGCAATGTAGACTTTTTAAGAGATACAGCAGTGTTAACTATTTATTACTACAACAGAAAATAA
- a CDS encoding DUF2490 domain-containing protein, producing the protein MKNQIKGIRLRRCFLLNVIWVAMLSGCLSFAQSGDSDWGSWNTIGLEYKLDKKWTFSLEEQLRLKEDISVIDEYFTQLNAEYKLFKDFKLAGGLRYIRQNDNQGNIQGYENHFRFNIDVSYKHELDNFKLGYRLRYQNKNELGVSSEEGDYANQNVRLKASVEYNINNWKLDPKFSAELFNHFEKEDENGFSKYRLTFGTDYKIKNFGEIGVFYRFEKELNVDLPDVTNIVGLKYMYTIKNKSKKKKD; encoded by the coding sequence ATGAAGAATCAAATTAAAGGGATTAGGTTAAGGCGTTGCTTCTTATTAAATGTTATATGGGTTGCTATGCTTAGTGGTTGCTTAAGTTTTGCGCAGTCTGGTGATAGTGATTGGGGATCTTGGAATACGATAGGATTAGAGTATAAATTAGATAAAAAATGGACGTTTAGTTTAGAAGAGCAGTTGCGGTTAAAGGAGGATATATCTGTGATAGATGAATATTTTACTCAACTTAATGCCGAGTATAAGTTGTTTAAAGATTTTAAACTAGCAGGAGGTCTTAGATATATTCGTCAGAATGATAATCAAGGAAATATTCAAGGTTACGAGAATCATTTTCGTTTCAATATCGATGTTAGTTACAAGCATGAGTTAGATAATTTTAAACTTGGTTATCGTTTGCGTTATCAAAATAAAAATGAATTGGGTGTGTCTTCAGAAGAGGGCGATTATGCAAACCAGAATGTTCGTTTAAAAGCATCTGTAGAATATAATATCAATAACTGGAAATTGGATCCTAAATTTTCAGCAGAACTATTTAATCATTTTGAAAAAGAAGATGAAAATGGCTTTAGCAAATACAGGTTAACGTTTGGTACAGATTATAAAATTAAAAACTTTGGAGAGATTGGTGTTTTCTATCGTTTTGAAAAAGAATTGAATGTCGATTTACCCGATGTTACCAATATTGTTGGCTTAAAATATATGTATACAATTAAGAATAAATCGAAAAAAAAGAAAGATTAA